In a genomic window of Oncorhynchus kisutch isolate 150728-3 linkage group LG9, Okis_V2, whole genome shotgun sequence:
- the LOC109878556 gene encoding uncharacterized protein LOC109878556, translating into MRLVCGRKPTRRRRDEGRKRRSALRCGPFAVLANMDATMENIEHTLPLYSNNAKKKSKKKVNSEYTYKLSEYETMDFVKLRVSNRYMFTGRRNASRLAWRAILKHMGLQGKMTASQAMKKWENLKKRYKELKYPPPGVQVFPHSWRWYDLMSDAMEGRLAGSAPIIGPLPPGTSDSDFLPDARPRKRSMIGGIGVMGMHCDLDEMDTERATLETERAALEGEREVMGRERMALEREQAGLEREMANLDRERAQLEREKAAVERERGLIEKEKAQVARDRLAVDRDRVLLAEGRAAEENGAEGQSCKTGGQRVVGSLERTERFLKMFEKLVERM; encoded by the exons ATGCGACTAGTCTGCGGGCGGAAACCAACACGAAGAAGAAGAGACGAAGGGCGGAAGAGACGAAGTGCACTCCGTTGTGGTCCCTTCGCAGTGCTAGCTAACATGGATGCTACAATGGAAAACATCGAACACACGCTACCGCTATACTCGAATAATGCAAAAAAGAAAAGTAAAAAGAAAGTGAATTCAGAATACACGTACAAAT TGTCTGAATATGAAACAATGGACTTTGTGAAATTGCGCGTATCAAATCGCTACATGTTTACGGGGAGGAGAAATGCCTCTCGACTGGCCTGGAG ggcCATCCTCAAACACATGGGCTTGCAGGGGAAGATGACGGCCAGTCAGGCAATGAAAAAATGGGAAAATCTGAAGAAGAGATACAAG GAGCTGAAGTACCCTCCCCCAGGGGTGCAGGTGTTCCCCCACAGTTGGCGTTGGTACGATCTGATGAGTGACGCAATGGAGGGGCGTCTGGCAGGCTCAGCCCCCATCATCGGCCCACTCCCCCCGGGCACTAGCGACAGTGATTTTCTCCCTGATGCCCGGCCCAGGAAGAGATCCATGATTGGCGGAATAGGGGTGATGGGGATGCACTGCGACCTGGACGAGATGGACACCGAGAGGGCGACGCTGGAGACCGAACGGGCGGCATTGGAGGGCGAGCgagaggtgatggggagagagcggATGGCgctagagagagagcaagcaggGCTGGAACGAGAGATGGCCAACCTGGACCGGGAACGTGCCCAgctggagagggagaaggcagcggtggagagggagagggggctgATAGAGAAGGAGAAAGCGCAGGTGGCCAGGGATCGGCTGGCtgtggacagagacagagttctACTGGCGGAGGGtagagcagcagaggagaacgGTGCGGAaggacaaagctgtaaaacaggagGACAGAGGGTCGTTGGGTCGTTGGAAAGAACCGAGAGATTCCTCAAGATGTTTGAAAAGTTGGTTGAACGTATGTGA
- the LOC109878555 gene encoding uncharacterized protein LOC109878555 yields the protein MSLRGFGNSYLENEEEEEENYEQSTSSQSASARGSHFEWQLYEGQKWLSIGNDHVIETHYCQPGAKGMNIYPSHMGQVYIDFDQIEAQNAAMGVRRLTFLPQGQNEDIGWYFKDNLIWCEYGSLSPGQGSSSVSSGDVERQYILRPQGTFHFTVGRNSYTLDFTAMTQTNSATRVQRNVRRRPKFNSVFSGNGSVSIAQSIASPPPSAGYTWEFMGEEGVWIEYQTPSCSLGSAEIERRYQKNPKGQIRFKAGRYSYTLDFSGMCQTNVRIGTKRTVRRTQCEAQQTSSGGLGLRSRWQFQDVDGTWKDFTTRSDTCSVSSQDIEAQYQQNPNGTMNFTTRRFSYQLDFSALTQRNLSTQTTRSVRRLN from the exons A TGTCATTACGTGGGTTTGGCAATAGTTATCTG gaaaatgaggaagaggaggaagagaactATGAGCAGAGCACTTCTAGTCAGTCTGCCTCGG CCAGGGGGAGCCACTTTGAGTGGCAGCTGTATGAAGGACAGAAATGGCTTAGTATTGGCAATGACCATGTGATCGAGACCCACTACTGCCAGCCTGGGGCCAAAGGAATGAACATCTACCCATCACACATGGG GCAGGTCTATATAGATTTTGATCAGATTGAGGCTCAAAATGCTGCCATGGGTGTACGGCGACTCACGTTCCTACCTCAGGGTCAAAATGAAGACATCGGGTGGTATTTCAAAGACAATCTGATATGGTGTGAATACGGTTCTTTG AGTCCAGGTCAGGGCTCGTCCTCAGTCAGTAGTGGTGATGTGGAACGACAGTACATCCTCAGACCTCAGGGGACCTTCCACTTCACTGTGGGGAGGAACAGCTACACGTTAGACTTCACAG CTATGACACAAACCAATTCAGCCACCCGGGTACAGAGAAACGTCCGGCGGCGTCCAAAGTTCAACTCCGTCTTCTCAGGGAATGGCAG CGTATCCATTGCCCAATCCATTGCCTCACCACCTCCCTCTGCTGGCTACACCTGGGAATTCATGGGTGAGGAGGGAGTGTGGATAGAATACCAGACTCCA AGTTGCTCATTGGGGAGTGCTGAGATTGAGAGACGCTACCAGAAGAACCCTAAGGGACAGATACGCTTCAAAGCTGGGAGATATTCCTACACCCTCGACTTCTCAG GCATGTGTCAGACCAACGTTCGCATCGGGACCAAAAGAACTGTGAGGAGAACTCAATGTGAAGCGCAACAAACAAGCAG TGGAGGATTGGGTTTACGGTCCCGTTGGCAGTTTCAAGACGTGGACGGAACCTGGAAAGACTTTACCACA AGGAGCGACACCTGCAGTGTATCCAGCCAGGACATTGAAGCCCAGTACCAGCAGAACCCAAATGGAACTATGAACTTTACTACCAGGAGATTCAGCTATCAACTGGACTTCTCAG CCCTGACCCAAAGAAACCTGTCCACTCAGACCACCCGATCTGTTCGACGCCTGAACTAA
- the LOC109878557 gene encoding SCY1-like protein 2 isoform X2 codes for MESMLNKLKSTVTKVTADMTSAVMGNPVTREFEVGRHIASGGPGMCWRIYNGTKKSTKQEVAVFVFDKKMVEKYQKFDKDQIIESLKRGVQQLTRLRHPRLLTVQHPLEESRDCLAFCTEPVFASLSNVLGQWDNLPSPVPTDIKDYKLYDVETKYGLLQISEGLSFLHSGVKMVHGNLCLENVILNKSGAWKIMGFDFSISSINPSDAEPKYSCKEWEPNLPPLCLPNPEYLAPEYILSVSCDAASDMYSLGVVMHAVFNEGKPVFQVNKHDIFKSFSRQLDQLSRLSPTMLNKIPEEVREHVKMLLSVTPNVRPDADQMTKIPFFDDVGAVTLAYFDSLFQRDNLQKSQFYKNLPKVLPKLPKRVVVYRILPALTSEFVNPDMVPFVLPNVLLIAEECTKDEYVRLILPDLSPVFKQQEPVQILLIFLQKMDLLLTKTPPEDIKNSVLPMVYRALEAPSIQIQELCLNIIPTFANLIEYPSMKNALIPRIKSACLQTSSLAVRVNSLVCLGKILEYLDKWYVIDEILPFLQQIPSREPAVLMGVLGIYKCTFSHKKLGIPKEHLAAKSLPHLVSLSIDNNLNLNQFNSFMAVIKDMLTRMEAEHKTKLEQLHSMQEQQRSMNINTSQTNQSEETKPTPSPGNQIDDVFGGSSGSAGVNGKANGNSASAPQLNRMSLTLEEKQRLAKEQEQAAKLRNQPALAPQSIKPATPSTQAKDLTSCLLNNMTSLGSLSLTSPPRPGLIQGSTISAYPSTTPMGSMASNGYNPTMSFQTGGQGMRPPGLYGGMATTSTPNFGALTHNQGSTNTPDMSALDSLFTSNKPKVSLNQMAPPKLTPGTTATPWLNQFGSAQPSQTAPMQGAPLAMGGVTSGFGMQANPFFSPQNFSQPTSAPVMNAGGGLRHSSSVNNDLKDLFG; via the exons ATGGAGTCCATGCTGAACAAGCTCAAAAGCACTGTCACCAAGGTGACGGCTGACATGACCAGCGCCGTCATGGGCAACCCGGTGACGCGGGAATTTGAGGTGGGCCGCCACATCGCCAGCGGCGGGCCCGGCATGTGCTGGAGGATCTACAACGGAACCAAGAAGTCAACCAAACAG GAGGtggctgtgtttgtgtttgataaGAAGATGGTGGAGAAGTATCAGAAGTTTGACAAGGACCAGATCATTGAGTCTCTGAAGAGAGGTGTGCAGCAGCTCACCAGACTGCGTCACCCTCGTCTGCTCACTGTCCAGCACCCACTGGAGGAGTCGAG GGACTGCCTGGCGTTCTGTACAGAGCCAGTGTTTGCCAGTCTGTCCAATGTGCTGGGTCAGTGGGACAACCTGCCCAGCCCCGTGCCCACAGACATCAAGGACTACAAGCTGTACGACGTGGAGACCAAGTATGGCCTGTTGCAG ATCTCGGAGGGATTGTCATTCCTACACAGTGGGGTGAAGATGGTCCATGGGAACCTGTGTCTGGAGAACGTCATCCTCAACAAGAGCGGAGCCTGGAAGATCATGGGCTTTGACTTCAGCATCTCCTCCATCAACCCATCCGATGCCGAG cccaaGTATTCCTGTAAGGAGTGGGAGCCCAACCTGCCGCCGCTCTGCCTGCCCAACCCAGAGTATCTGGCCCCCGAGTACATCCTGTCGGTGAGCTGTGACGCCGCCTCGGACATGTACTCGCTGGGCGTGGTGATGCACGCCGTCTTCAATGAGGGCAAGCCGGTGTTCCAGGTCAACAAGCACGACATCTTCAAGAGCTTCAGCCGACAGCTGGACCAG CTCAGCAGACTGAGCCCCACCATGTTGAATAAGATTCCTGAGGAGGTGAGGGAGCACGTCAAGATGCTGCTGAGTGTCACGCCTAATGTCCGGCCTGACGCTGACCAGATGACCAAG ATCCCCTTCTTTGATGACGTGGGGGCGGTGACGCTGGCCTACTTTGACTCCCTCTTCCAGAGGGACAACCTGCAGAAGTCCCAGTTCTACAAAAACCTGCCCAAGGTCTTGCCCAAGCTACCCAAG AGAGTGGTGGTGTATCGAATCCTCCCAGCCCTCACCTCAGAGTTTGTGAACCCAGACATGGTGCCGTTCGTCCTGCCCAATGTGCTGCTGATCGCAGAGGAGTGTACCAAGGACGAGTACGTCAGACTCATCCTGCCGGACCTCAGCCCTGTGTTCAAGCAGCAGGAGCCTGTCcag ATCCTGCTGATCTTCCTGCAAAAGATGGACCTGCTGCTGACCAAGACCCCACCGGAGGACATTAAGAACAGCGTTCTGCCCATGGTCTACAGAGCCCTGGAGGCCCCCTCCATCCAGATACAG GAGCTGTGTTTGAACATAATCCCTACCTTCGCCAACCTGATTGAGTATCCCTCCATGAAGAACGCACTCATCCCCCGCATCAAGTCTGCCTGtctacagacctcctcacttgcA gtgagggTGAACTCCCTGGTGTGCCTGGGGAAGATTCTGGAGTACCTGGACAAATGGTATGTCATTGACGAGATCCTTCCCTTCCTGCAACAGATCCCCTCCAGAGAACCAGCCGTACTCATGGGGGTTCTAG GGATCTACAAGTGTACCTTCTCCCATAAGAAACTGGGCATCCCCAAAGAGCACCTAGCCGCCAAGAGTCTGCCTCATCTAGTCTCGCTCAGTATAGACAACAACCTCAATCTCAACCAg tttAACTCCTTCATGGCTGTGATCAAAGACATGCTGACTCGTATGGAGGCAGAGCACAAGACCAAACTGGAGCAGCTACACAGCATGCAGGAACAACAGAG GAGTATGAATATTAATACTAGTCAGACCAACCAATCGGAAGAGACGAAGCCTACCCCCAGCCCTGGCAACCAG ATTGATGATGTCTTTGGAGGGAGTTCTGGGAGTGCAGGGGTTAATGGGAAAGCGAACGGAAACTCTGCATCAGCTCCCCAACTCAACAGA atgtcTCTGACTCTGGAGGAGAAGCAGCGGTTAGCCAAGGAGCAGGAACAGGCAGCCAAACTAAGAAACCAGCCAGCACTAGCCCCCCAGAGTATCAAACCAGCTACTCCTTCTACCCAG GCCAAGGACCTGACCAGCTGCCTGCTGAACAATATGACATCCCTGGGCAGCCtgtccctcacctctccccccaGACCAGGCCTCATCCAGGGCAGCACCATCTCAGCCTACCCCTCCACCACACCCATGGGCTCTATGGCCAGCAACGGCTACAACCCAACCATGAGTTTCCAGACAGGTGGGCAGGGCATGCGGCCCCCCGGCCTCTACGGAGGGATGGCCACCACCAGCACCCCTAACTTTGGCGCCCTGACCCACAACCAGGGGAGTACCAACACCCCTGACATGTCTGCCCTGGACTCCTTATTCACTTCCAACAAGCCCAAAGTCAGCCTCAACCAAATGGCTCCTCCCAAGCTCACCCCTGGGACCACCGCCACCCCCTGGCTTAATCAGTTTGGTTCAGCCCAGCCCAGTCAGACTGCCCCGATGCAGGGCGCGCCTTTAGCCATGGGAGGGGTGACCAGCGGGTTCGGGATGCAGGCCAACCCTTTCTTCAGCCCGCAGAACTTCTCTCAGCCCACGTCCGCTCCCGTAATGAACGCGGGTGGTGGGCTCAGACACAGTTCGTCTGTCAACAACGACCTGAAAGACCTATTTGGCTGA
- the LOC109878557 gene encoding SCY1-like protein 2 isoform X1, with the protein MESMLNKLKSTVTKVTADMTSAVMGNPVTREFEVGRHIASGGPGMCWRIYNGTKKSTKQEVAVFVFDKKMVEKYQKFDKDQIIESLKRGVQQLTRLRHPRLLTVQHPLEESRDCLAFCTEPVFASLSNVLGQWDNLPSPVPTDIKDYKLYDVETKYGLLQISEGLSFLHSGVKMVHGNLCLENVILNKSGAWKIMGFDFSISSINPSDAEPKYSCKEWEPNLPPLCLPNPEYLAPEYILSVSCDAASDMYSLGVVMHAVFNEGKPVFQVNKHDIFKSFSRQLDQLSRLSPTMLNKIPEEVREHVKMLLSVTPNVRPDADQMTKIPFFDDVGAVTLAYFDSLFQRDNLQKSQFYKNLPKVLPKLPKRVVVYRILPALTSEFVNPDMVPFVLPNVLLIAEECTKDEYVRLILPDLSPVFKQQEPVQASNMILLIFLQKMDLLLTKTPPEDIKNSVLPMVYRALEAPSIQIQELCLNIIPTFANLIEYPSMKNALIPRIKSACLQTSSLAVRVNSLVCLGKILEYLDKWYVIDEILPFLQQIPSREPAVLMGVLGIYKCTFSHKKLGIPKEHLAAKSLPHLVSLSIDNNLNLNQFNSFMAVIKDMLTRMEAEHKTKLEQLHSMQEQQRSMNINTSQTNQSEETKPTPSPGNQIDDVFGGSSGSAGVNGKANGNSASAPQLNRMSLTLEEKQRLAKEQEQAAKLRNQPALAPQSIKPATPSTQAKDLTSCLLNNMTSLGSLSLTSPPRPGLIQGSTISAYPSTTPMGSMASNGYNPTMSFQTGGQGMRPPGLYGGMATTSTPNFGALTHNQGSTNTPDMSALDSLFTSNKPKVSLNQMAPPKLTPGTTATPWLNQFGSAQPSQTAPMQGAPLAMGGVTSGFGMQANPFFSPQNFSQPTSAPVMNAGGGLRHSSSVNNDLKDLFG; encoded by the exons ATGGAGTCCATGCTGAACAAGCTCAAAAGCACTGTCACCAAGGTGACGGCTGACATGACCAGCGCCGTCATGGGCAACCCGGTGACGCGGGAATTTGAGGTGGGCCGCCACATCGCCAGCGGCGGGCCCGGCATGTGCTGGAGGATCTACAACGGAACCAAGAAGTCAACCAAACAG GAGGtggctgtgtttgtgtttgataaGAAGATGGTGGAGAAGTATCAGAAGTTTGACAAGGACCAGATCATTGAGTCTCTGAAGAGAGGTGTGCAGCAGCTCACCAGACTGCGTCACCCTCGTCTGCTCACTGTCCAGCACCCACTGGAGGAGTCGAG GGACTGCCTGGCGTTCTGTACAGAGCCAGTGTTTGCCAGTCTGTCCAATGTGCTGGGTCAGTGGGACAACCTGCCCAGCCCCGTGCCCACAGACATCAAGGACTACAAGCTGTACGACGTGGAGACCAAGTATGGCCTGTTGCAG ATCTCGGAGGGATTGTCATTCCTACACAGTGGGGTGAAGATGGTCCATGGGAACCTGTGTCTGGAGAACGTCATCCTCAACAAGAGCGGAGCCTGGAAGATCATGGGCTTTGACTTCAGCATCTCCTCCATCAACCCATCCGATGCCGAG cccaaGTATTCCTGTAAGGAGTGGGAGCCCAACCTGCCGCCGCTCTGCCTGCCCAACCCAGAGTATCTGGCCCCCGAGTACATCCTGTCGGTGAGCTGTGACGCCGCCTCGGACATGTACTCGCTGGGCGTGGTGATGCACGCCGTCTTCAATGAGGGCAAGCCGGTGTTCCAGGTCAACAAGCACGACATCTTCAAGAGCTTCAGCCGACAGCTGGACCAG CTCAGCAGACTGAGCCCCACCATGTTGAATAAGATTCCTGAGGAGGTGAGGGAGCACGTCAAGATGCTGCTGAGTGTCACGCCTAATGTCCGGCCTGACGCTGACCAGATGACCAAG ATCCCCTTCTTTGATGACGTGGGGGCGGTGACGCTGGCCTACTTTGACTCCCTCTTCCAGAGGGACAACCTGCAGAAGTCCCAGTTCTACAAAAACCTGCCCAAGGTCTTGCCCAAGCTACCCAAG AGAGTGGTGGTGTATCGAATCCTCCCAGCCCTCACCTCAGAGTTTGTGAACCCAGACATGGTGCCGTTCGTCCTGCCCAATGTGCTGCTGATCGCAGAGGAGTGTACCAAGGACGAGTACGTCAGACTCATCCTGCCGGACCTCAGCCCTGTGTTCAAGCAGCAGGAGCCTGTCcag GCAAGCAATATG ATCCTGCTGATCTTCCTGCAAAAGATGGACCTGCTGCTGACCAAGACCCCACCGGAGGACATTAAGAACAGCGTTCTGCCCATGGTCTACAGAGCCCTGGAGGCCCCCTCCATCCAGATACAG GAGCTGTGTTTGAACATAATCCCTACCTTCGCCAACCTGATTGAGTATCCCTCCATGAAGAACGCACTCATCCCCCGCATCAAGTCTGCCTGtctacagacctcctcacttgcA gtgagggTGAACTCCCTGGTGTGCCTGGGGAAGATTCTGGAGTACCTGGACAAATGGTATGTCATTGACGAGATCCTTCCCTTCCTGCAACAGATCCCCTCCAGAGAACCAGCCGTACTCATGGGGGTTCTAG GGATCTACAAGTGTACCTTCTCCCATAAGAAACTGGGCATCCCCAAAGAGCACCTAGCCGCCAAGAGTCTGCCTCATCTAGTCTCGCTCAGTATAGACAACAACCTCAATCTCAACCAg tttAACTCCTTCATGGCTGTGATCAAAGACATGCTGACTCGTATGGAGGCAGAGCACAAGACCAAACTGGAGCAGCTACACAGCATGCAGGAACAACAGAG GAGTATGAATATTAATACTAGTCAGACCAACCAATCGGAAGAGACGAAGCCTACCCCCAGCCCTGGCAACCAG ATTGATGATGTCTTTGGAGGGAGTTCTGGGAGTGCAGGGGTTAATGGGAAAGCGAACGGAAACTCTGCATCAGCTCCCCAACTCAACAGA atgtcTCTGACTCTGGAGGAGAAGCAGCGGTTAGCCAAGGAGCAGGAACAGGCAGCCAAACTAAGAAACCAGCCAGCACTAGCCCCCCAGAGTATCAAACCAGCTACTCCTTCTACCCAG GCCAAGGACCTGACCAGCTGCCTGCTGAACAATATGACATCCCTGGGCAGCCtgtccctcacctctccccccaGACCAGGCCTCATCCAGGGCAGCACCATCTCAGCCTACCCCTCCACCACACCCATGGGCTCTATGGCCAGCAACGGCTACAACCCAACCATGAGTTTCCAGACAGGTGGGCAGGGCATGCGGCCCCCCGGCCTCTACGGAGGGATGGCCACCACCAGCACCCCTAACTTTGGCGCCCTGACCCACAACCAGGGGAGTACCAACACCCCTGACATGTCTGCCCTGGACTCCTTATTCACTTCCAACAAGCCCAAAGTCAGCCTCAACCAAATGGCTCCTCCCAAGCTCACCCCTGGGACCACCGCCACCCCCTGGCTTAATCAGTTTGGTTCAGCCCAGCCCAGTCAGACTGCCCCGATGCAGGGCGCGCCTTTAGCCATGGGAGGGGTGACCAGCGGGTTCGGGATGCAGGCCAACCCTTTCTTCAGCCCGCAGAACTTCTCTCAGCCCACGTCCGCTCCCGTAATGAACGCGGGTGGTGGGCTCAGACACAGTTCGTCTGTCAACAACGACCTGAAAGACCTATTTGGCTGA
- the LOC109887292 gene encoding DEP domain-containing protein 7-like yields MEAKVFEAVGTKLFLQDKEATFEDTGCSLYCFQDCGSLPGSAIKAGKDGDTENMAPEDLVGKRKKGSSGGGVEAADVAADGGATRAGLHPGDSDPGGPAPPPGCRPAAAAEPPPGPGHLQHLPGRELPQTLNLPELDAWLVSAADCLELFPDQLIVLAGEHLLQQGSTTEGAERLAGQTKLLFDTMAKHYGGQERSPLLTGRYLDIHTAILDLLDCGKVDDAFRAYQLCLHLHLLRPAGRDELRRLLAFMATAAHPDACRLHKQTDNRALVSRTFLKAIVQNKELSRTQSERLLLFLMDNHTQLFKTPTSLIDAVRRTLQILQQGRDPNNIAMFTFCQQVSLQQYEDQCGAATLESLKQLIRDISLSKALSVKERRRLVKEFQKHHPIVFSSTF; encoded by the exons ATGGAGGCCAAGGTGTTTGAGGCGGTGGGGACCAAGCTGTTCCTCCAGGACAAGGAGGCCACTTTCGAGGACACGGGCTGCAGCCTCTACTGTTTCCAGGACTGTGGCTCGCTGCCCGGCTCAGCCATTAAGGCTGGGAAGGATGGGGACACAGAGAATATGGCCCCTGAGGACTTAGTGGGGAAGAGGAAGAAAGGCTCTAG tggtGGAGGTGTGGAAGCAGCAGATGTTGCTGCAGACGGTGGAGCTACCCGTGCTGGACTGCATCCTGGCGACTCCGACCCGGGGGGCCCAGCCCCACCCCCAGGCTGCCGCCCTGCAGCTGCTGCAGAGCCACCACCAGGACCTGGTCATCTCCAACACCTGCCTGGCCGTGAGCTGCCCCAGACCCTCAACCTTCCCGA GCTGGACGCATGGCTGGTGTCAGCCGCCGACTGCCTGGAGCTCTTCCCTGACCAGCTGATCGTGTTGGCGGGGGAGCACCTCCTCCAGCAGGGCAGTACCACAGAGGGGGCAGAGAGGCTGGCCGGCCAGACGAAACTGCTGTTTGACACCATGGCCAAACACTACGGAGGCCAGGAGAGGTCCCCGCTGCTCACCGGACGCTACCTGGACATCCACACGGCCATACTGGACCTGCTGG acTGTGGGAAGGTGGATGATGCTTTCAGGGCCTATCAGCTGTGTCTGCATCTGCATCTGCTGAGGCCTGCTGGGAGAGACGAGCTGAGGAGGCTCCTGGCCTTCATGGCCACAGCAGCCCATCCGGATGCATGCCGTCTGCACAAACAG acagacaacagagCCCTGGTCAGCAGGACATTTCTGAAGGCCATCGTGCAGAATAAAGAGCTATCTCGTACCCAGAGCGAGAGGCTGCTGCTGTTTCTGATGGACAACCACACTCAGCTCTTTAAG ACCCCCACATCGCTGATTGATGCTGTGAGGAGAACACTGCAAATCCTGCAGCAAGGAAGAGATCCAAACAACATTGCGA TGTTTACGTTCTGCCAGCAGGTGTCGCTGCAGCAGTATGAGGATCAGTGCGGGGCGGCCACCCTGGAGAGCCTGAAGCAGCTGATCAGGGACATCAGCCTGAGCAAGGCCCTGTCTgtcaaggagaggaggaggctggTCAAGGAGTTCCAGAAGCACCATCCCATAGTCTTCTCCTCTACTTTCTAG